In Salvelinus namaycush isolate Seneca chromosome 16, SaNama_1.0, whole genome shotgun sequence, the sequence TTGCCACACAGCGTCCCCGTGAAGTCGTCCAGATCCAGAGACCACACCATGGCTCCACCCAGCTCCTGACGCTGCAGCGCTCTCATCTGCAGAGGAGCAGGAAGGAGTTTTACACATAGCTATGATAGTTATCGGATCAAAGTTAGTCGGCTGGCTAAACAAAATGAGTTGATTAATGTGCATTGTCCCTGTCAAATAAAGTAATAATGTAATGCAACTGTATCGGCTTGCTTGATATATAAAGATAGGAAATGTGTTGCACAGATGCTGTATTGATGTAAACATTTACCTTCTCCCTCAGGATATGTATATATTCAAAGTTCAGCCAGTGATCGTATTCATGTGCCTCTATCAGCTTCTTGCTCTTATCAAATTTCACCACTGCCCCACTTTTGAGGTACTGACACACCTATAGAGTGGAGCATAGAGACAGATCCTGTCAGGAATGTCAGCAAATTGGAACAAACTTTATTGACACTTGAACCTTAACAGGGTTCCTATTGCACCAGGTATGCTTTTTACCTCATGGTAGGCCATAACACGTACAGTAGTATCAGTCTCAGTATATTCCCCTGCGTCCTCTTGTAGCTCTGTATCTTCCTTGTCATAATTGATCTCGTTCACCAGGATCCGGGGTACAGGTGAGTAGGCAGGGAACCCCAGAGTCAACTTCTGGGAATCCACTCCCTGAGAGAGCCAGTACTGTACTTGGTTCTGGGAAAACAGTACTGCATATAGGATCAATAGAAGAGACTAACAAACATAACATGTTCTTTGGAAATCATGACAAGTAAAACCAGCAGAAACAAACTTGGTGTCCAAGTAATTTCAATCAGCTCTACCCATCAGGAATACAATGATGAAGTCATATATTTGTACTGAACAGTAGTGAGTACTTCTCTCTGAGGTGTGTCCATAGCTGGATGCTTCCGGCTGAACAATGGACTGATGTGACCTGACATTCCCTCCAGTGGTCCATggaggtcagaggtcaccaaggAGATGAAGTCAACATACCTACAGGGTCAAAAGTCAGGATTACCTTCTTAGGAACATTTTTCATCACATGGAATAGCTGTAAAATAATATGTGGTGTGGTCTATCAACAAGTACTTCAATGAATGACAATGTTACATGATCATGCTGTTCGTAATGTCCCTTTTACTGTATCAGACGTCAATCTAAAACTGTGAGAGGTGAGTGTCTCTCTCCACCATAGTCCCATACTCCAGGGTGCTGTGTGTGGACTCACTGGGGGAAGGACTGTGCATCGTAGGCCTCTCTGGCATATGCCTCCAGGCCTGACACTGCTGTGGAGAGGAGCAGGGCCTCAATCCCTGAGACACGAGCCTCCTCCTGAATTCCTCCACGCAGCTCCtatgcttgcacacacacacacacacttctcactTTGACAACACCAAATGAAAAAATGCAAACATGAAGAAGTCATCTCAGCTCTTACCTTGAGCAGATTAGTGAATATATTTCCCCCCCCCTGTGCTATATTAGAAGCAGAGCGAGGTTGCCACACCACATCCAGTCCATCAAAGCCCTCCTGCCTCAGGTGTTTCAGAACAGACTGGACAAACGTCTTCCTCCTGGTGTTGTCAGAGGACATCTTTAGGAGCCTATGGTAGAGGGATGGCTGAACGTTACTGCTTGGGTGAAAACTTTTCAATTCCAAAAGCACTTACAATTATTACTTTAAGTGTGAGTGGGGTACTGACCTGGTGTCAGTAGAGTTCCTTCCCCCAACAGCAAGCATAGTTTTCAGATCTGGGTTCCTggtggagggagaagagatggaATTATACAACCTGATAGTTGTGGTAGTAACACCCTGATACACACACCTCTCTTTGAGCATGTTGAGGGAGTTGCAGAGGGTCTTGTCCTCCTGTGTGAAGGGTGTGATGTGATAGTCCTGGTCCAGGTCCATGTAGGCCATGATGATATGAGTGCAGAGGAATGGGTCAGCCATGTCCAGGCTGAAGGCAAGCATGTCAGGATGGTGCTGGGTCCTGCTGTTCACATAGCACACCAGACGGTACTCTTCCAGAGTACAAATGGCTTTAGTGACCACCAGGCTGAACCAAACAAAAACTAAATGGAAGAGAGCAATATTTCAGCAATGTGCAACTACTATCCTCTCTACAGTACAATATGTAATGTAAAGGCAAGGCTACCATTTATACCAAGGAGATTACACTTGAATAAGCCTACGATGTTCCTTACCTGCTGCCACATTCATGTTGTGTTGACATCCAGGTGGAAACTTACATCTGACAGGGCAAGAAAGTAGGATCTAGGGAAATGATTGCAAAAAAGCTGTGCCAAGAAAGACCACATTCTGTTTTGTCACACTGATCTATATTTTACCACTTTTAAAATAGAGCAGGAAAACACCACAACCGTACAATAAGATAGATGTAATTTGATTATACATTGTATGCTTTAGCAACACGTTTAGTAATTGAATATTATTAATTCAATAAAAGTTCGTTTCAAACATTTGATTATGTTTCAGTGTTGTGTTAGATCATATTCCACTAGAGGGAGATTGGTCCATGTTGACAACCACCCGTTATGCGCACACAATTTAGAAAAATGTATAAATATGTTGCAAAAAATATGTAAGAGGCTATCTGAACTATAACAGAATTTGTTAGTTCAAATATGTATATTTTAAGTAAGTTCATGTTGATCAGTCTATATTGTAGTAGTTTGTTCAAATCAAGAGAAAAAATAACATTCCACAGGTAACCTAATTAGCCTAGATACCGACAGTATTGCTGTTTATTTTCGTGCGACTTAACACACCTGTCCTCCCGTGTCTGGATAACACCGGCGAAGGTCTCACTTCAAATTAGGAAAAACATTACTACATATTCACCTCCAGGAGAAACAAATACGCTGTGCTAGTCCTAATAATCACAACATGGGCCTATTGACCAACTACTTCTTTAAACCGTCGCACCTTCTTCTTCTGTGGGCTTTATATGTTAGttgcaaccaactttaaggtgcattaccgccaccaactggactggagcgTGGACCAGAGACGGTCAAGGTCTGTAGGCTGTACGTGCGCTCTAGCTAAAAGCCCGCTATCTGAGCCCTGCATACTAGAGCGCACGCACCAATACCAGTGGGTACTCGCTATAACGCAAAAACAAAAAATGTGGGTTAAACATCAgtagttgaaaatgcgatggatacccattttacttttattttttattccgtAGCCTACATGGGAATGTAACTGCAAAAGGTATTTatatgtgcactatgtcatcacgcaAAAACTTTCATCTGCACAAGTAAATTTGATGGaaacatattttttatatattggtatgaaaatctgtcgccaattggatggaaacctagctattgagGTGAGGACATGGCCAATTTGGCCATCATAATCACCTTTCCCAATAGTATACAAATACGCCTGTATATTTAGAGAACTACAAAAACGGAGAAAGGATTACAGGTGAAACGAATTTGATTGGATAAGATGCTAGTGTCATGAAAGGTGCAACAGTTAGGTGTGATCATTgtcaggaggagatggagacagtggaACATGTTCTATTTCAGTGCCAGAAATATGGGAGGGAAAGGGATTGTTATTAGATTTTAAGAAGTAATGGGGTTGAAGAGCCAGAATTAAGTGAACTGCTGTGGAAATCTTCAGAGGATGTAGTATTTAGGTATTTAATTATGTATTTTGTTTCCTTAGGATTTACCAGGGGGATTCAACCCTTACACTATGAGGTCCGGAGCCTACTGGTtatctgttctacctgataattaattccacccacctggtgtcccaggtctgaatccGTCCCTGATAAgaatggaacaatgaaaaaacacagtggaactggcttcgaggtccagaatTGAGTTTGAGGGGCCTACATGAGATTATTATTGGCAAAAGAgtaatattatttttatttgtcaaacggcagccaagcatcaatcatgtcaccagaataagaccctcaatatttattgtaaaggagcatcaagctcatcaccttgcactttcaccaccttgtgaagttcataacttatttcatctgtagcctaatgcACTGCATGCTTTCCAGACatgtcatagtgggaggaccacttgcgtgactccaagtttacttccatatgatggttattatataaacatttgcgcataaaagcgtttccaccaacatttcttgcataattaatatcccaccttgtctagagtattttgttttgtcgacatttggaaagtttccATTGGGCCTGTCATGTTTTTATCGGACATGCGCTTTACTCACATAAAACGGTTGGACAGAAACCTGAATAGTGAGATCAGTCACTACAGATATTTTACAGTATAGACTATCACATGTTTATTATCATGATTTTGAGATGATCTAAGAACTATTTGTACAATACACAATCATTGAGATACAGAAATTGACTGTTTAGACAACACTTTTTGATTTTGTTTATTATCAACCTAAATGAACATTTTCCTCGATCTTCATTCATTTCATACATTCTCCATACATTCAGTAGTAAAAATCCCATGTTCAAAACAGTTCCTGTGGAGAGAAAAGGATGATTCAGAATGACTCTGGGTTGATAGGTAACCTAACGATTAGTAAACGGGAACCATCTGTTTTACAATTTGCTTCATCAAGATAGATTATCCATAACAGTGATAAATGGTTCATTTAGTCAGTGTACCTGCTCCAgatccctctcctcatcctcctgaATATTGAGGACCagctccttcctctctttctctgtctgcaaCCGCACAGAGAAACACACTTCAGTCAGGGAGCCTCTCCTTAACACCTAGCTAACTCAggactacacacacatacagtacgttATCATCTACACAGTCATTTTATAATTGTATTGCTCTTTTGAACTCAACTGCTGTGTCTGTAACATCCTCTGAACAAGTGATAATCATGGTCATTCTAGTTCCAGGAGGCCATAGAGGTAATGTGAGAGAAAATaaaggagaaacagacagacggCTTGTCTTTCTCATGACCTCTGGCGACAACAGGATTCAAAGTGAAGTTGAGAAGTAGATGTTATAGGTAGTGGTGCCAAGTTTCCCTGGACGTGTGTTGTGTGATTTGCCTGTTTACACTAACTGCCTCAGATAAGGTGGCGGAGGTTGAATAGAAAGGAAGCAAGTGAATGTGCAGGGTGAGTACCAGGAACACAGCTAAGAAAATGCCCACCCTAACTTATCACACTGCACCAAATATCCCCTTATCCCCATCAGACGTCAGAACAGTATCTACCTATCTACCTTATATAGTTTTTTTATCTTAATTGTGTAATCACAGAAGTTCTGTGAAGTGTTTGAGCTGGATTTTTTCCTATTGATTGGATAACTCAGAAGGAAGTGTTCCGTCTTTGTCTTTGCCCAAATTGCAGACAAGACATAGTTAATGTGTACTGGGTGTAGATGATTTACATAGAATAATCCCCTGCCTCTTGATTTACTTTGTCATTACTAAATGAGGATCTGTGAAGTGATTCATGGTCATAATGACAAGGTGTAGGATTAAGTGGGACCTGCCTTTTCTGAGTTTTCGGTGTTTCTTGACCTCTGTTGGGCACAGAGGATGGCGTCatggacagagaggaagaggtgaccTTGGGCGATATTGCCCTCCTCAaacacccctcccccctccagcTCCTCATACACCTgtgctgtaaacacacacaccagaaacCAATAAAGTACTACAAGTAGAAAAACTAGGGAGCTTAGGGATGTTGCATGCCCTCTATGATACTAGGATTTTTCTGTGAAAGTAATGTGACATACATGGGCTTTTGTGTTAAGGGACTGAATTTTCCACCCAACGTTATGGAACTCAAATGACCTTAAACATTCTTTTGGATCAGGAAGCCCAAAGCATTGCATATGTGATTCAGCAGAAGAACAGAGAACACATTGTAAATTAATGGTAAATTGATTGCCAACCTGCGCTATTCCCTTTGATGAATCACCTCTTTATCTCAATAGGAAAAAGTGAGAAGGAGAAGGAAATTGAAAATTCTAGACCCTATTATGGTCATGCTGAGATTGAATTTTAACCATTAACTGTGTTCTATGTAATCTTCTATGTGTCCTTAGTTTGCACACAGTGACTCAGCTTTTGCTCCTGCGAGTAAGATTCTGTTCCCATGACTACAATTGAAAGTCACCTAGCTACGTCATGAAAACTAGATCTTACCTTGAACATTGGCCAAGTAAAGCTTGATCCCCAGCATCTCATAACTTGAGTTCATCTGTGAACAACAAACGCATAACAGCACACATCAAGCCTCAACAAATTCTATGAGCGCTGCAGTGCATATCACTGCAAATGTTAAAATGCATCCTGCACTTTCAGACTtgttaaaaaatgaaataaaatggGATACAGTAGTATCACCCATCATCTCAGTATTAATATACTGCAGCTAGCATAATAGCAAACACATGGCCAAGGCTTCAGCTAATAGGGATCCCAAATAAAgggaaaacaaacaaaaaccaaaTGGCTAGCTGTCTGACCTTGATGAGTACTTTGATTCCCATGAGGTCTATGAAGCAGACCCCTGCCAGGTCCAGGATGAGGGTGTGGAAGGGCCTGGGTTGAGAGTCCAGGGTAACTGGGGAGGAACTTGGTTGGTCTGGGTCAGGAGGCTGCTCGCCCAGCTCAATGTCACTACAGTGGAAGTTGACATAGCTGGTGGGTGATGGTGGCGGGTAAGGATTGCTGTCGCCAATGTCAAAGTCATTCTGAAGCTCTATCTGTGATATGGTCTAGACATGGGGGAGGACATAACCACAAAATAGTCAACTTAAGGTAGCTAGTTTAAAGTGACTTTGTCCATTTTAATGCATGAATGCCCTTTGACCTGACGCcccttgacctctgacctctcaccTGAGACTTCATGGTTACCAAAGAGCAGGGCTTCTTCTTCTTGGTCTTCTTGTTTTGCCCTTCTAACTCCTTCTGCTGCTTCTTCAGAAACTTCTTCCTGGCTAAGAGAAGTTTACTTGGGTCCAATCCAGTctacgcacaaacacacatacacaaacacaaacacaccagaTGGGAAATGAGTCTAAACATAATTGACTTTGCATGGCAGAGAGAGGGATATGGCCATCCTATAGTCATTAAAGTACCTTTTTGATGACTTTTTGTCTGAATATCTCTGCATTGGCAAAATAGAGAGGGGAGCAGTAGTTCACTATTTTCACCCCCTCTACACATTTCACCtatagaaataaaataaaatgtctgCATTCCATTGGATAGATTCACATTCATAAAACCTTGCTATGAAAGAAGACACAAACATAAATCCAAAGTAAATGGTGAATACGATGTTTTACTACCTTGCTGTAAATCTTGGGATTTTTGTAGAGATCTGTGTCCATGATCTGAGCCATCTCTGAACCATTTCGACTGTGAAGAACAAAATATAATGTATAATATAATTTTTTACCATTCTAAAACAGATGACTTTAGCAAATATGCCAGTTTGTGACTTTTATTGCGCAATCAATGTTGTTTTACTTACAACTGGGTCTGGAAAATAACCACGAGGACGGAGAAGCTGACTCCAATGGCAACTCCATAAGGCAAACTCAGGAAGAAGGTGGCTAAAAATGACACAatccacacacactggacaagaTACAGGATCATTAGAGCAGTAGATTTGACAGTGTTTGAGTATCGTCATCAGAGCTGACACTTAATATGTGGGTTATTTGACTCACACAGTCCAGTTTGCTCTTCTTCCAGATGTAATATGGGTCAGAGAGTTGCAGCAGAGTGTTCTTCAGGTTGATAGCTATCAGGGCTCCCAGCACAGACTACAGGAATAAATGGTGATTAACACTCACTACCTTCAACATGTTATTTGTAGATCATGAACATGTATGATATAAGATGAAACAAAGACTTATTTTGATTTTCTACCTTCAGTGTTACTGTACGTCAGTGATTCTCAACCAGGGGTCTAGGATGCATGGGAGGCCTCAGAGAGCTTTCAGGGGGTCCCTGATTTGAAAGTGCTTCAGTGGGCCCCGGCATGGAAAAGGTTGAGAACACCTGCTGTACGTCACTGTTCTTATCTTTTTTGAATGCACTGAAATAAAGGTGCTCACCTTTGGTAGTGGGTTGAGGAAAGCCCCCAAGGCCAACATGGTGACCATGACCACCAGCATCACACACAGACTGGCAAACTGTGAAgaggaaagtagaggagagattgttTATTGAGACAAGATGACAATATTACATACTAACTGTTGTGTACTGAACAGAGCTCTTATGAAACTTGGTACAGTATGTTAGTCAGTCAACCAGAAAGTAAGTGAATTGTTAAGCATAAAAGTAAGAGGTATGTTCAATGATTACTGTGTTGTCTAGTGCCGTGCAACGTTTCTACGTGGTCCTGCCTCACTGCTCCCTGTGTCTGACCTGTGATGTTCCCCCAGCATTGTCTACCGCCAAGGTGACAGACAGAGCACAGCAGATCACATGGATCTTGAAGAAAGACCCCAAGAAGTTACTGCAGCCCAGAGCCAACATCTCCTGCACAGAAACGCACACTCCTATCAGTGTTTATAGTACACTATGATGAGGAATGGAGACTATAGTCAGACAGCTTAGACTAGGATTTGAtggcattacattttttttttaattgaacaaAATGGGGTTTCCATCTCATATGAAAAAAAGACGAAGACATGCTTGTCCCCTATTCATACCTGATTGGGATCCACATCGTAGCCATGCTTTGCTGCCAGTGTCCTGCCCATAGCCAGGTTGATCACATAGCCCACGATAGCCAGGGAGAAGGCTGTGCTCAGCATGTCATCCCACTGAATCACTGTTGGGAGGATCGGAGCAGGAAATCTAGAAGAGGTTGGGACCACAGAATCTACTGTGTAAGGATAGACTGTAAAACAGCCATAATAGCAAACCATAACAGTAAACTTTTCTGGTAATATTCTGTGTCCCTTACCCTAGGGGAATCTCTCCCACTATGTCCATGTGATACTTCTCAGGCAGGTCCAGGGGACCTGATATGGCTGTGGCCACTACCACCTGTGCAAATGGAAGTTCTGGTTTAACCATTTATATTGGTCTTACAACTCCAgagcatagcatagcatagcataaGAGGAACAGACTAGTCTCCTCGATTACTCACAACAATGATCTCCATGGGGATGGGGAAAGGCAGTTTGTGACGGTAGTGTGCACTCAGCTCCTTCACTGTTATGAGTACCACACTACTGACCAAAGCAAAGACCAGCGAGGCTATGTTGGTGTCAGGCAGGCCATAAAAGATATCTTTTAGAGTCTGGGACAAAAAGGGACATCATTTTGGCAACTTTTATAAACTATAGAGAGGGGCATCATGGTTAGTGTAAGTAGTAATGTTGTTCTGCATGCATATAGGAGACTTACATATATGGTGGCAAGTGGTCCACTGTAGGGAGGTACTTTAATACCAAAGATGTACTTCAGTACAGAGATGAGGATCTGCAGTCCTGCAGCCGTCATGAAGCCCCTGACGAACGACTCAGACAAGTAGATGGCCACGAAGCCAAACTGCATTAGGCCCAGGCCCATCTGCTCAGATATAATTTGTGTCCCAGGTCACTTACAATTATTAAGACAGTATTATTTTCACGATACCACACTGAGGTAACATATTGTATTAACACAGTACAATGATGAACTAAGCCTCTATGTGGCCCTCAGGCAATACCTGGATGATGGCAGTGAGACAGGCCAATGTTCCAGAGATGCCCAGTCGAACCTCGTTCATCCTGTCCTCATCCACTAGTGTAGCATTGAGGGTGGCATTGAAGTGGCTGAAGTCAGACTCAGGGGCCAGACTCAGACACACCATTCCCACCATGATACTGAGCACAGCAAAAGTACCTGGACATAGAGATCACTCAATCACATCACACTTTAAGGAGGTCTAGTCTTTCATCTAGTCTTCAATTATCCTTTTACATGTAGATTTACAGTAGATTTACAGTACCTGGGACCATTTGGTGAGCAGTGCCCATGAAGAAGTAGGGGATGAGAGGAAAGAAGGAGGAGTAGAGGCCATTGACAGGCGGCAGGTTAGCCAGCAGAGCAAACGCCATGCCTGTACAGAACATGACTCGTGAATTGAATTAATCATAAACTCTTGATAATAAATTGTAACGTAAAAAACATCACTAGGAAACTATTCTGCTTCCAACTCTCATCTGAGATAATATATAGCAGGACAACAGCTCAAATGATGAGACACCAGAAGGAGACTGACAAACCCTGAGGAACCTGAATG encodes:
- the LOC120060670 gene encoding chitinase-like protein 4 isoform X1, with amino-acid sequence MNVAAVFVWFSLVVTKAICTLEEYRLVCYVNSRTQHHPDMLAFSLDMADPFLCTHIIMAYMDLDQDYHITPFTQEDKTLCNSLNMLKERCVYQGVTTTTIRLYNSISSPSTRNPDLKTMLAVGGRNSTDTRLLKMSSDNTRRKTFVQSVLKHLRQEGFDGLDVVWQPRSASNIAQGGGNIFTNLLKELRGGIQEEARVSGIEALLLSTAVSGLEAYAREAYDAQSFPQYVDFISLVTSDLHGPLEGMSGHISPLFSRKHPAMDTPQRENQVQYWLSQGVDSQKLTLGFPAYSPVPRILVNEINYDKEDTELQEDAGEYTETDTTVRVMAYHEVCQYLKSGAVVKFDKSKKLIEAHEYDHWLNFEYIHILREKMRALQRQELGGAMVWSLDLDDFTGTLCGKGRFPFTRLLKASLLRDKGPRQHKRHHRSRHRHHHRHPHRHGGFLSHDSHRTGYHVHCHRHLDRHNT
- the LOC120060670 gene encoding chitinase-like protein 4 isoform X2, which encodes MNVAAVFVWFSLVVTKAICTLEEYRLVCYVNSRTQHHPDMLAFSLDMADPFLCTHIIMAYMDLDQDYHITPFTQEDKTLCNSLNMLKERNPDLKTMLAVGGRNSTDTRLLKMSSDNTRRKTFVQSVLKHLRQEGFDGLDVVWQPRSASNIAQGGGNIFTNLLKELRGGIQEEARVSGIEALLLSTAVSGLEAYAREAYDAQSFPQYVDFISLVTSDLHGPLEGMSGHISPLFSRKHPAMDTPQRENQVQYWLSQGVDSQKLTLGFPAYSPVPRILVNEINYDKEDTELQEDAGEYTETDTTVRVMAYHEVCQYLKSGAVVKFDKSKKLIEAHEYDHWLNFEYIHILREKMRALQRQELGGAMVWSLDLDDFTGTLCGKGRFPFTRLLKASLLRDKGPRQHKRHHRSRHRHHHRHPHRHGGFLSHDSHRTGYHVHCHRHLDRHNT
- the LOC120061220 gene encoding solute carrier family 26 member 9-like, with the translated sequence MQQERPRYVINRPAYSLPDFDGEFDKKKRAFPIGEKVKKCFRCSGSRLKSLLFRHLPILSWLPKYKVKENLLCDVISGVSAGTIQVPQGMAFALLANLPPVNGLYSSFFPLIPYFFMGTAHQMVPGTFAVLSIMVGMVCLSLAPESDFSHFNATLNATLVDEDRMNEVRLGISGTLACLTAIIQMGLGLMQFGFVAIYLSESFVRGFMTAAGLQILISVLKYIFGIKVPPYSGPLATIYTLKDIFYGLPDTNIASLVFALVSSVVLITVKELSAHYRHKLPFPIPMEIIVVVVATAISGPLDLPEKYHMDIVGEIPLGFPAPILPTVIQWDDMLSTAFSLAIVGYVINLAMGRTLAAKHGYDVDPNQEMLALGCSNFLGSFFKIHVICCALSVTLAVDNAGGTSQFASLCVMLVVMVTMLALGAFLNPLPKSVLGALIAINLKNTLLQLSDPYYIWKKSKLDCCVWIVSFLATFFLSLPYGVAIGVSFSVLVVIFQTQFRNGSEMAQIMDTDLYKNPKIYSKVKCVEGVKIVNYCSPLYFANAEIFRQKVIKKTGLDPSKLLLARKKFLKKQQKELEGQNKKTKKKKPCSLVTMKSQTISQIELQNDFDIGDSNPYPPPSPTSYVNFHCSDIELGEQPPDPDQPSSSPVTLDSQPRPFHTLILDLAGVCFIDLMGIKVLIKMNSSYEMLGIKLYLANVQAQVYEELEGGGVFEEGNIAQGHLFLSVHDAILCAQQRSRNTENSEKAGPT